The following coding sequences lie in one Candidatus Eisenbacteria bacterium genomic window:
- a CDS encoding amidase, whose amino-acid sequence MLDRRSFVRLFMGLGLGGTLLPGVLWAQAQSAKADRITRKMIDDASEIADVKISDEHKEMLIESLNDAAKGYEAIHALHMPNTIEPAMRFDPVLPGTPYETRRRPLRASAAPASGVPRDPEALAFASARQQAEWIRTRKLSSSTLTALYLERLKRFDPRLKFVVTLTEDRAMAQARDADREIAAGRYRGPLHGLAWGAKDLLAVKGYPTTWGAGGFEQQVLQEDATVVKRLDQAGAVLVAKLTLGALAMGDLWFGGRTRSPWNPKQGSSGSSAGPASATAAGCVSFSMGSETLGSISSPSTRCGVTGLRPTFGLVPRTGAMALSWSMDKLGPICRTVEDCALVLDAIHGPDGRDRTVGNAVFNWNARLDWKVLRIGYLKGDFERKPGTGDEAAAAPEAGAPTPEESKKQEEARKLREAARARGEYDRRFTDAALEAIRRMGVHLIPVELPELPYDPMVQMLLAEAASAFDELTRSGRDKLLTAQGKDDWPNAFRAARFIPAVEYIQASRARRMAMDAVAAAFGKVDVVVAPTNSQQLVVTNLTGQPALILPNGFRGDDAPPPPSSEEGAENNFGGPGTPTSLTFLANLYQEAKLLAFARAYQEATGFHLRRPALG is encoded by the coding sequence ATGCTGGATCGTCGCAGCTTCGTCAGGTTGTTCATGGGTCTGGGTCTTGGCGGCACGCTGCTTCCGGGTGTGCTCTGGGCGCAGGCACAGTCCGCCAAGGCGGATCGAATCACGCGGAAGATGATCGATGACGCTTCTGAAATCGCCGACGTGAAGATCTCCGATGAGCACAAGGAGATGCTGATCGAGAGCCTGAACGACGCGGCCAAGGGCTACGAGGCCATCCACGCGCTGCACATGCCCAACACCATCGAGCCGGCGATGCGTTTCGATCCGGTGTTGCCGGGCACTCCTTACGAGACGCGGCGACGGCCGCTGCGGGCTTCGGCCGCTCCCGCGAGCGGCGTGCCGCGGGATCCGGAGGCCCTGGCCTTCGCCAGCGCCCGCCAGCAGGCCGAGTGGATTCGCACCCGCAAGTTGTCCTCCTCCACCCTGACCGCCCTCTACCTGGAGCGGCTCAAGCGATTCGATCCACGCCTGAAGTTCGTCGTGACCCTGACCGAGGATCGGGCGATGGCGCAGGCACGGGACGCGGACCGGGAGATCGCCGCGGGACGGTACCGTGGACCGCTGCATGGCCTGGCCTGGGGGGCCAAGGACCTGCTGGCCGTGAAGGGCTACCCCACCACGTGGGGAGCCGGAGGCTTCGAGCAACAGGTCCTGCAGGAAGACGCCACCGTGGTGAAGCGGCTGGACCAGGCGGGTGCGGTGCTGGTGGCCAAGCTCACGCTGGGGGCGCTGGCGATGGGTGACTTGTGGTTCGGGGGCCGGACGCGCAGTCCCTGGAACCCGAAGCAGGGCTCCAGTGGATCCTCCGCGGGCCCCGCTTCCGCGACCGCCGCCGGATGCGTCTCCTTCAGCATGGGCTCGGAGACCCTCGGGTCCATCTCCTCCCCCTCGACCCGGTGCGGCGTCACGGGCCTTCGCCCCACGTTCGGCCTCGTGCCCCGGACCGGAGCCATGGCGCTGTCATGGAGCATGGACAAGCTGGGCCCGATCTGTCGGACGGTTGAAGACTGCGCCCTGGTGCTGGACGCGATCCACGGACCGGACGGTCGGGACCGAACCGTCGGAAATGCCGTGTTCAACTGGAACGCGCGCCTGGATTGGAAGGTGCTCCGTATCGGGTATCTGAAGGGAGACTTCGAACGCAAGCCGGGCACTGGCGACGAGGCCGCCGCTGCTCCCGAAGCCGGGGCTCCGACGCCTGAAGAATCGAAGAAGCAGGAAGAGGCCAGGAAGCTGCGCGAGGCGGCGCGAGCCCGGGGCGAGTACGACCGGCGTTTCACCGACGCGGCCCTGGAGGCGATCCGCCGGATGGGGGTGCACCTGATTCCCGTCGAACTCCCCGAGCTGCCCTATGACCCGATGGTGCAGATGCTGCTTGCGGAGGCCGCCTCAGCCTTCGACGAGCTGACACGCAGCGGGAGGGACAAGCTCCTCACCGCCCAGGGCAAGGATGACTGGCCCAACGCGTTTCGGGCCGCGCGTTTCATCCCCGCGGTGGAGTATATCCAGGCGAGCCGGGCCCGCCGGATGGCGATGGATGCAGTCGCCGCGGCGTTCGGGAAGGTGGATGTCGTCGTCGCGCCGACCAACAGCCAGCAACTGGTCGTCACCAACCTGACCGGCCAGCCGGCACTGATCCTCCCGAACGGCTTCCGTGGAGATGACGCCCCGCCACCCCCGTCCAGCGAAGAGGGCGCGGAGAACAACTTTGGCGGGCCGGGCACCCCGACGAGCCTCACCTTCCTGGCGAACCTGTACCAGGAGGCGAAACTGCTGGCGTTCGCGCGGGCATACCAGGAGGCGACGGGGTTTCACTTGCGCAGGCCGGCGCTGGGGTGA